The proteins below come from a single Prochlorococcus marinus CUG1415 genomic window:
- the coaE gene encoding dephospho-CoA kinase (Dephospho-CoA kinase (CoaE) performs the final step in coenzyme A biosynthesis.), producing MDIIHKLKNNQRRIGLTGGIASGKTTITNYIRKHKKIPILDADNLSRELIKPNTYGYQKILDYFGNQIIDNKNNSEKAINRKLLRNIIFKNSESKEWIEKLLHPLIKEKMIHECSQFKNNQTIVMVIPLLFEAKFEDICTEIWLVKCPRELQQKRLITRDKISEKEAFETINLQLSFEQKNKLSDIILDNSDDQNKWINTIRELL from the coding sequence ATGGATATTATTCACAAATTAAAAAATAACCAAAGAAGAATTGGTTTAACAGGAGGTATTGCAAGTGGCAAGACAACTATAACTAATTACATTAGAAAACATAAAAAAATTCCGATATTAGATGCAGATAATTTATCAAGAGAATTAATCAAACCAAACACATATGGATATCAAAAAATTTTAGACTATTTTGGAAATCAAATAATTGATAATAAGAACAATTCAGAGAAAGCAATAAATAGAAAACTTTTAAGAAACATTATTTTTAAAAATTCAGAAAGTAAAGAATGGATTGAAAAACTACTTCACCCCTTAATTAAAGAAAAAATGATTCACGAATGCAGTCAATTCAAAAATAATCAAACTATAGTAATGGTTATTCCATTATTATTTGAAGCAAAATTTGAAGATATTTGCACTGAAATATGGTTAGTTAAATGTCCTAGAGAACTACAACAAAAAAGACTTATTACACGAGATAAAATTAGCGAAAAAGAAGCATTTGAAACCATAAATCTTCAATTAAGTTTTGAACAAAAAAACAAACTTTCAGATATTATTTTAGATAATTCAGATGATCAAAATAAATGGATCAATACTATAAGAGAACTTCTTTGA
- the speA gene encoding biosynthetic arginine decarboxylase yields the protein MTNFEPKKLQKNWTIEDSIATYNIDKWGDKYFSINSKGNISVTKDIKSEKKIDLFKLVKELKSREINTPLIIRFNDILKDRINALHEAFLKAITTYKYKNIYQGVFPVKCNQQKNVLEKIIEFGSPWNFGLEVGSKSELLIGLALLENQNSLLICNGYKDKKYIEIATLARKLGKNPIIVIEQRDEVKRIIQAVQDLKATPLIGIRAKLSSKSSGRWSKSIGDNSKFGLSIPEIMSTIKELKEANLINEMKLLHFHIGSQISDIAVIKDALQEASQIYVELCKLGAPMKYIDVGGGLGIDFDGTKTSSNTSTNYSLQNYANDVIATVKDSCELNNIEHPTIISESGRAIISHCSVLIFNVLGTSHVSSKLKIDDEKNQSLIISNLLETFYELKKLTNKKINLSQIIELWNDAKKFKEDCLVAFRLGFLSLAERAYAEEITWACAKEIANNLNNNEINHPDLFEITETLAATYYANLSIFKSIPDSWAINQIFPTAPIHRHLEEPFCKGNFADLTCDSDGKLNNFFDNGKIKSLLNLHMPEQDQDYLIGIFMTGAYQEALGNLHNLFGNTNVVHIDMNPDDSYKVKNIIKEDSKSEILQLLDYSPASLVESIRINTESAIDQKKLTIEEARKLIDQIEISLRKSSYLSE from the coding sequence TTGACCAATTTTGAGCCAAAAAAATTACAGAAAAATTGGACTATTGAGGATAGTATTGCGACTTACAACATTGACAAATGGGGGGATAAATATTTTTCTATTAATTCCAAAGGAAATATATCAGTAACAAAAGATATAAAATCAGAAAAAAAGATTGATCTTTTTAAGCTTGTCAAAGAACTCAAAAGCAGAGAAATAAATACACCATTAATCATAAGATTTAACGATATCTTGAAAGATCGAATAAATGCATTACATGAAGCTTTTTTAAAAGCAATAACAACCTATAAATATAAGAATATTTATCAAGGCGTTTTTCCTGTTAAATGTAATCAACAGAAAAATGTACTGGAAAAGATAATAGAGTTTGGAAGCCCATGGAATTTTGGTTTAGAAGTAGGAAGTAAATCAGAACTATTAATTGGCCTTGCACTGCTTGAAAACCAAAATTCATTATTGATATGCAACGGATATAAAGATAAAAAATATATTGAGATTGCTACTTTGGCTAGAAAACTCGGCAAAAATCCAATAATAGTTATTGAACAAAGGGATGAAGTCAAAAGAATTATTCAAGCAGTTCAGGATCTTAAAGCGACTCCATTGATAGGTATTAGAGCAAAGTTATCAAGTAAAAGCAGCGGTAGGTGGAGCAAATCTATTGGAGATAATTCCAAATTTGGATTATCAATCCCAGAAATTATGTCAACAATAAAAGAACTTAAAGAAGCAAATCTGATAAACGAAATGAAATTGCTTCACTTTCATATAGGAAGTCAAATAAGTGATATTGCCGTGATCAAAGACGCATTACAAGAAGCTAGTCAAATATATGTTGAACTATGCAAACTAGGGGCCCCAATGAAATATATCGACGTTGGGGGGGGGTTAGGGATAGATTTTGATGGAACTAAAACTTCCTCCAACACTTCTACAAATTATTCTCTTCAAAATTATGCTAACGATGTCATTGCAACCGTAAAGGATTCCTGTGAATTAAACAATATTGAGCATCCAACTATAATCTCAGAAAGCGGAAGAGCAATAATTAGTCATTGTTCAGTTTTAATTTTTAATGTCTTAGGAACAAGCCATGTAAGCTCCAAACTAAAAATTGATGATGAAAAAAATCAATCATTAATCATTTCAAATCTACTTGAAACTTTCTATGAATTAAAAAAACTTACAAATAAAAAGATAAATTTATCTCAAATAATTGAGCTATGGAACGATGCAAAAAAGTTTAAAGAAGATTGCTTAGTCGCTTTTAGATTAGGATTTTTAAGTTTGGCAGAAAGAGCTTATGCCGAAGAAATTACCTGGGCTTGCGCAAAAGAAATTGCTAATAACCTGAATAATAATGAAATCAATCATCCTGATTTGTTTGAAATTACAGAAACTCTTGCAGCAACTTATTATGCAAATTTATCTATCTTTAAATCTATTCCCGATAGCTGGGCAATCAATCAGATTTTTCCAACAGCACCAATTCATAGGCACTTAGAAGAGCCATTCTGCAAAGGAAACTTTGCAGATTTAACTTGTGATTCAGATGGGAAACTAAATAATTTTTTTGATAATGGGAAAATTAAATCATTACTAAATTTACATATGCCAGAGCAAGATCAAGATTATCTAATTGGAATTTTCATGACTGGAGCCTATCAAGAAGCATTAGGAAACTTGCACAATTTATTCGGCAATACAAACGTTGTTCATATTGATATGAATCCAGATGATTCATATAAGGTCAAAAATATTATTAAAGAGGACAGTAAATCTGAAATTTTGCAATTATTGGATTACAGTCCTGCTTCTTTGGTTGAATCTATAAGAATTAATACTGAATCAGCAATTGATCAAAAAAAATTAACTATTGAAGAAGCAAGAAAATTAATTGATCAAATCGAGATAAGTCTCAGAAAAAGTAGTTATTTATCAGAATAA
- the ndk gene encoding nucleoside-diphosphate kinase, whose product MTKERTFVAIKPDGVQRGYVAEIIGRFEKKGFKLVGLKQLIPSKDLAQNHYGVHKERPFFGDLVDFISSGPVVAMVWEGDGVILSARKLIGATKPLEAEPGTIRGDLAIDIGRNIIHGSDGEDTAKFEINLWFNEKELCEWETSDWKWRSEN is encoded by the coding sequence ATGACCAAAGAGAGAACTTTTGTTGCAATTAAACCAGACGGAGTGCAAAGAGGATATGTTGCTGAGATTATTGGCAGATTTGAAAAAAAAGGATTTAAGTTGGTTGGTTTAAAACAATTAATCCCATCAAAAGATCTTGCCCAAAATCATTATGGAGTACATAAAGAAAGACCTTTTTTTGGCGATTTAGTTGATTTTATTTCAAGTGGTCCGGTTGTTGCCATGGTTTGGGAAGGCGATGGGGTTATTTTGAGTGCTAGAAAATTAATAGGTGCAACAAAACCGCTAGAAGCAGAGCCTGGAACAATTAGGGGGGATCTAGCTATTGATATTGGGAGGAATATAATTCATGGTTCTGATGGAGAAGACACAGCAAAATTTGAAATTAATCTATGGTTTAACGAAAAGGAATTATGTGAGTGGGAAACTTCTGATTGGAAATGGCGATCTGAAAATTAA
- a CDS encoding tetratricopeptide repeat protein: MKKRTAFFGAILSLMPIGQPFLVKGGVSLVTSAIIFHNKKINAESAEFYNNRGIDKLDAEDYEGAISDFTEAIKINPKHKYAYYNRGIAKEDLEDYKGAISDYTEAIKINPWYADAYNNRGNAKLNLEDYKGAISDFTEAIKINPKHEFAYSNRGIAKENLEDYKGAISDYTEAIKINPKDGYSYLDRSFNKVSIGDIKGAVFDKNKGLEIFEKNIRNKVKLSTKDILYTDVSSDPLFRGFNKYAGFDGNTYTRPITYYLHDKNGKLNSKLLPKHFKKTYEHSLDEEKFIVNFISKIDKYIDLDFKRVYSKTDAMIRIYKTNIHEDNYGAAYDNGDNVPDKWFRLDVAWGDPPMDIPKLKKYPTLSVDSAYTIVHELGHALGLAHFDEGCGKYCKSNFDPEDMRINSKKTVMSYNNFLYPVDDMFVTEFDLKALRKVWGVEKGN, from the coding sequence ATGAAAAAAAGGACTGCTTTTTTTGGAGCAATATTATCTTTAATGCCTATTGGTCAACCATTTTTAGTTAAAGGAGGTGTCAGTCTGGTAACTTCCGCAATTATCTTTCATAATAAAAAAATTAACGCAGAAAGCGCAGAATTTTATAATAATCGTGGCATTGATAAGTTAGACGCAGAAGATTATGAAGGAGCAATATCTGACTTTACAGAGGCAATAAAAATCAATCCAAAACATAAATATGCTTACTATAACCGTGGAATTGCAAAAGAAGATTTAGAAGATTACAAAGGAGCGATATCTGACTATACAGAAGCAATAAAAATTAATCCATGGTATGCCGATGCCTACAATAATCGTGGAAATGCAAAATTAAATTTAGAAGATTATAAAGGAGCGATATCTGATTTTACAGAAGCAATAAAAATTAATCCAAAACATGAATTTGCATATTCTAATCGTGGAATTGCAAAAGAAAATTTAGAAGATTATAAAGGAGCGATATCTGACTATACAGAAGCAATAAAAATTAATCCAAAAGATGGTTATAGTTATTTGGATCGTAGTTTCAATAAAGTATCTATAGGAGATATTAAAGGTGCAGTATTTGACAAAAATAAAGGACTAGAAATATTTGAGAAAAATATTAGAAATAAAGTTAAGTTATCTACTAAAGATATACTTTATACCGACGTTTCATCTGACCCTTTATTCAGAGGTTTTAATAAATATGCTGGATTTGATGGTAATACTTATACAAGACCAATTACTTATTACCTTCACGATAAAAACGGCAAACTAAATTCTAAATTGTTGCCAAAACATTTTAAGAAAACATATGAACACTCTTTAGATGAAGAGAAATTCATTGTAAATTTTATTTCTAAGATTGATAAATATATTGACCTCGATTTTAAAAGAGTTTATTCAAAGACTGACGCAATGATAAGAATATATAAAACTAATATACATGAGGATAACTACGGAGCGGCGTATGATAATGGAGATAATGTTCCAGATAAATGGTTTCGATTAGATGTCGCATGGGGTGACCCTCCAATGGATATTCCAAAATTAAAAAAATATCCTACTTTATCCGTAGACAGTGCCTATACAATAGTTCATGAATTAGGACATGCCCTTGGTTTGGCACATTTTGATGAGGGTTGTGGAAAATATTGTAAATCTAATTTTGATCCCGAAGATATGAGAATTAATAGCAAGAAGACAGTGATGTCTTACAATAATTTTCTATATCCAGTAGATGATATGTTTGTCACAGAATTTGATTTAAAAGCATTAAGAAAAGTATGGGGTGTTGAAAAAGGGAATTAA
- the thiO gene encoding glycine oxidase ThiO: MTQETKNSILIIGGGLIGLSIAYEFARNNFKVLVLSKNRNESAGFVAAGMLATHSEGLKEELLKFGQESQSLIPKWIKSIEEDSKMQCGLKKCGIVVPFKNKEDLEKFPTYEYGRYLNQKDLQTEINGINSIWKHGLLFKQDGQIDNRRRLMRALERACSLHGVEFQEGSEVKDLTVEKNKITGATVLCATGQLKKINCEKAILCSGAWSKKIYKKIPVFPVKGQMLSIQGPSNFLRRVIFGPKTYLVPRDDGLIIVGATVEKDSKFNQGNTPNGINQLQEGIRSLLPEAINWPQMEHWWGFRPCTPDFKPILGKSKIENLFLATGHYRNGVLFSAITSDLIFKLVQNKSLKEIEISFLEKFSLDRFEI; this comes from the coding sequence ATGACTCAAGAAACAAAAAATTCAATTTTAATTATTGGCGGTGGACTAATAGGGTTATCTATTGCTTATGAATTTGCTAGAAATAATTTCAAAGTTTTAGTTTTAAGCAAAAACAGAAATGAATCAGCTGGATTTGTAGCTGCAGGAATGTTAGCTACTCATTCCGAAGGGCTCAAAGAGGAATTACTAAAATTTGGACAAGAAAGCCAAAGTTTAATTCCAAAATGGATAAAAAGTATTGAAGAAGATAGTAAGATGCAATGTGGTTTAAAAAAATGTGGAATAGTAGTTCCTTTCAAAAATAAAGAAGATCTTGAAAAATTTCCTACTTATGAATATGGAAGGTATTTAAATCAAAAAGATCTTCAAACAGAAATTAATGGAATAAATTCTATTTGGAAACATGGTTTACTGTTTAAACAGGATGGTCAGATAGATAATCGAAGAAGACTGATGCGTGCTCTGGAGAGAGCATGCTCCTTGCATGGAGTCGAATTTCAAGAAGGATCAGAAGTCAAGGATTTGACAGTAGAAAAAAACAAAATTACTGGTGCAACAGTTTTATGTGCCACAGGGCAATTGAAAAAAATTAATTGTGAAAAAGCAATTCTATGCAGTGGTGCTTGGAGTAAAAAAATTTACAAAAAGATTCCAGTTTTTCCTGTAAAGGGACAAATGCTATCAATACAAGGTCCATCAAATTTTCTGAGGAGAGTTATTTTTGGGCCAAAAACCTATCTAGTGCCTCGTGATGATGGACTTATTATCGTTGGCGCAACAGTTGAAAAAGATTCAAAATTTAATCAGGGAAATACTCCGAATGGTATAAATCAACTGCAAGAAGGTATTCGATCTTTATTACCTGAAGCCATTAATTGGCCACAAATGGAACATTGGTGGGGATTTAGACCTTGTACACCAGATTTCAAACCAATACTAGGTAAATCTAAAATTGAAAATCTTTTTTTAGCTACTGGACATTATAGAAATGGGGTTTTATTTTCTGCAATAACAAGTGATCTTATTTTTAAATTAGTTCAAAATAAAAGTCTCAAAGAAATAGAAATAAGCTTTTTAGAAAAATTTAGTTTAGATAGATTTGAGATTTAA
- a CDS encoding LlaMI family restriction endonuclease, translating to MDAVKEKIKELFFKNVYGLSPNIEGYDKKHAGVKGHWLEKKLGKTPDASNEADFWGYECKNFTSNKTTWGARKNWMESVIQR from the coding sequence ATGGATGCAGTTAAAGAAAAAATAAAGGAATTATTTTTTAAAAATGTATATGGTTTATCACCAAATATTGAAGGTTATGACAAAAAGCATGCTGGAGTGAAAGGGCATTGGTTAGAAAAAAAACTTGGGAAAACACCAGATGCTTCAAATGAAGCAGATTTTTGGGGTTACGAATGTAAAAATTTCACTAGCAACAAGACAACATGGGGTGCAAGAAAAAATTGGATGGAGAGTGTTATACAGCGTTAG
- a CDS encoding PD-(D/E)XK nuclease family protein: MIDLKRNSKKEPVKATGLRTRASSSYSPNQKEDFKISRGRFSNFLTCKRCFYLDRVKGLDPPGTPGWTLNETTDLLLKKEFDYCRERQIPHRLFIENDLSHLVPFDHPEIDDWRNSLHKGLMLRHKDTNIILTGGVDDIWQHKITKQLIVVDYKSQAKLGKVDKQDYLDDPYHEGYKIQMDFYAYLLRGMGFDVHQTSYFLVCNAKRDDGEFKKRMNFDEYLVPYNWHSDWIENKIDEMISLINNHRIPEPNSSCKNCAYSEQYAKLVYNPVTVHDEEIQGNLF; the protein is encoded by the coding sequence ATGATTGATCTAAAGAGAAATAGTAAAAAAGAACCTGTTAAAGCAACTGGATTAAGGACTAGAGCTTCTTCTTCTTATTCTCCTAATCAAAAAGAAGATTTTAAAATAAGTCGAGGAAGATTTTCTAATTTTTTAACCTGCAAAAGATGTTTTTATCTAGATCGGGTTAAAGGATTAGATCCACCAGGAACGCCAGGATGGACTTTAAATGAGACCACAGATTTACTTTTAAAAAAAGAATTTGATTATTGTCGAGAAAGACAAATACCTCATCGGTTATTTATTGAAAATGATTTAAGTCATCTAGTTCCTTTTGATCATCCAGAAATTGATGATTGGCGAAATTCTCTACACAAAGGATTGATGCTGAGACATAAAGATACAAACATAATATTGACAGGCGGAGTTGATGATATTTGGCAGCACAAAATTACTAAGCAATTAATAGTTGTTGATTACAAATCACAGGCAAAACTTGGGAAAGTAGATAAACAAGACTATCTAGATGATCCTTATCATGAGGGATATAAAATCCAGATGGATTTTTATGCATATCTTCTAAGAGGAATGGGATTTGATGTTCACCAAACATCTTATTTTTTAGTCTGCAACGCAAAAAGAGATGATGGTGAATTTAAAAAAAGAATGAATTTTGATGAATATTTAGTTCCTTACAATTGGCATTCTGATTGGATTGAAAACAAAATAGATGAAATGATTTCTTTAATCAATAATCACCGAATACCAGAACCTAATTCATCATGTAAAAACTGTGCTTATTCTGAACAATATGCAAAATTAGTTTATAACCCTGTGACAGTTCATGATGAAGAAATCCAAGGCAATCTTTTCTAA
- the argJ gene encoding bifunctional glutamate N-acetyltransferase/amino-acid acetyltransferase ArgJ, whose product MSQFDSTWSFVDEGNETPNGFLFAGISAGLKASNKKDLALILAPEGSIFSGMFTQSIVRASCIDICEERIKQSSGFVRAILINSGQANACTGNLGIQHFQIATSKIAELLGIKEEEVLMCSTGVIGVPIQIKDLVKNLPNLVIDLKVNNFQNAAEAILTTDLTVKTVLIETIIEGRKIKIAGLAKGSGMIYPNMATMLAFLTCDAGIEKEEWDQIISIAVKKSFNAISVDGETSTNDSFVAINSGNKIEKRFLPIIQKGIDIVCQNLAKNIARDGEGANCLLEVLVEGARNNDDAIMVAKSICNSSLVKTAIHGCDPNWGRIISAAGNSGVHFNLNDVDLYIGNDQILEQGKLNQYDSKKVTDYIKSKMNGAYLVDDIVKIMINLNSGESKGTAWGCDLSKKYVEINSEYTT is encoded by the coding sequence TTGAGCCAGTTTGATTCCACTTGGTCGTTTGTTGATGAAGGTAATGAAACACCTAACGGTTTTCTTTTTGCTGGGATTTCAGCTGGATTAAAAGCTTCTAATAAGAAAGATTTAGCACTTATACTCGCTCCAGAAGGAAGTATTTTTAGTGGGATGTTTACCCAATCAATAGTTCGCGCTTCTTGTATAGATATTTGTGAGGAAAGGATTAAGCAATCTTCAGGTTTTGTACGAGCAATACTAATTAATTCTGGTCAAGCAAATGCATGTACAGGAAATCTTGGAATTCAACATTTTCAAATTGCTACTTCAAAGATTGCAGAACTTTTAGGAATAAAAGAAGAAGAAGTTTTAATGTGCTCAACTGGTGTAATTGGTGTTCCTATACAAATCAAAGATTTAGTAAAAAATTTACCGAATTTAGTGATTGATTTAAAAGTTAATAACTTTCAAAATGCAGCAGAAGCAATTTTAACTACTGATTTGACTGTGAAAACAGTTTTAATAGAGACGATTATTGAAGGTAGAAAGATAAAAATAGCAGGGTTGGCAAAAGGATCAGGAATGATTTATCCCAATATGGCCACAATGCTTGCTTTCCTAACCTGTGATGCCGGCATTGAGAAAGAAGAATGGGACCAAATAATTTCTATTGCGGTTAAAAAATCTTTTAACGCAATATCAGTTGATGGAGAAACAAGTACAAACGATTCTTTCGTTGCAATAAATTCAGGCAATAAAATTGAGAAAAGATTTTTGCCAATTATCCAAAAAGGTATTGATATTGTATGTCAAAACTTGGCAAAAAATATTGCGAGAGATGGAGAGGGGGCAAATTGTTTATTAGAAGTTTTAGTTGAAGGAGCAAGAAATAATGATGATGCAATTATGGTTGCTAAATCAATATGTAATTCCTCATTGGTAAAAACTGCGATACATGGGTGTGATCCTAATTGGGGAAGAATCATTTCTGCTGCAGGTAATTCTGGGGTTCATTTCAACCTAAATGACGTTGACTTGTATATAGGTAATGATCAGATTTTGGAACAGGGTAAGTTAAATCAATATGATTCGAAAAAAGTTACCGACTATATTAAGTCCAAAATGAATGGTGCATATTTAGTGGATGATATTGTAAAAATTATGATCAATCTAAATTCTGGCGAATCGAAAGGGACAGCTTGGGGATGTGATCTTTCTAAAAAGTATGTTGAAATAAATAGCGAATATACCACCTAA
- the gatB gene encoding Asp-tRNA(Asn)/Glu-tRNA(Gln) amidotransferase subunit GatB encodes MKNLESWEAVIGLETHVQLNTKSKIFTSASTAFGDAPNTHIDPVVCGLPGTLPVLNETVLEYAVKTSLALNLNVAEHCKFDRKQYFYPDLPKNYQISQFDEPLAENGWLEVEIIEKDKKSYIKKIGIERLHMEEDAGKLVHSGSDRLAGSKYSLVDYNRAGIALCEIVSKPDIRTGKEASEYASEIRRTVRYLGVSDGNMQEGSLRCDVNISVRKGPNAPFGTKVEIKNMNSFSAIQKACDYEIARQIEVYENGGEIFQETRLWDEAKQLTKSMRLKEGSSDYRYFPDPDLGPIEITQAQKQIWFKELPELPAKKRNKYVSEFGLSAYDARVISDEINMANFFEATVTNGADAKLASNWVTSDLVGYLKANKLSFSELNLSPENLAEMINMISKNTISGKIAKEILPELIQKNISPEKLVEEKGLAMISDSSSILPIINELITEHPNEVKAFRNGKTKLLGFFVGQLMKRTKGKADPKLANTLLAEKLNS; translated from the coding sequence ATGAAAAATTTGGAATCTTGGGAAGCTGTGATTGGATTGGAAACTCATGTACAGCTTAATACGAAAAGTAAAATATTTACATCTGCGTCAACAGCTTTTGGTGATGCACCTAATACACATATAGATCCTGTAGTTTGTGGGTTACCAGGAACACTTCCAGTTTTGAATGAGACTGTTCTTGAGTACGCTGTAAAAACTTCTTTGGCATTAAATTTAAATGTTGCAGAACATTGTAAATTTGATAGAAAACAATATTTTTATCCTGATCTGCCCAAAAATTATCAAATTTCACAATTTGATGAACCACTAGCTGAGAATGGCTGGCTAGAAGTTGAAATAATAGAAAAAGACAAAAAATCTTATATTAAAAAAATTGGTATAGAAAGGCTACATATGGAAGAAGACGCCGGTAAATTAGTTCATTCAGGCAGTGACAGATTGGCTGGTTCTAAGTATTCCTTAGTTGATTACAATCGTGCTGGAATAGCGCTTTGTGAAATTGTAAGTAAACCAGATATTAGAACAGGTAAAGAGGCATCTGAATATGCTTCTGAGATTAGAAGAACAGTTAGATATCTAGGAGTATCAGATGGAAATATGCAGGAGGGTTCATTAAGATGTGATGTCAATATTTCAGTGAGAAAAGGACCTAATGCTCCTTTTGGTACCAAAGTGGAAATTAAGAATATGAATTCATTTTCTGCAATTCAAAAGGCTTGTGATTATGAAATAGCCAGACAAATAGAAGTTTATGAAAATGGAGGAGAAATTTTCCAAGAAACAAGATTATGGGATGAAGCTAAGCAATTAACAAAAAGTATGAGACTAAAAGAAGGTAGTAGTGACTATAGATATTTCCCTGATCCTGACTTAGGACCAATTGAAATAACACAAGCCCAAAAACAAATATGGTTTAAAGAACTACCAGAACTACCTGCAAAGAAAAGAAATAAATATGTAAGTGAATTTGGGTTATCTGCATATGATGCAAGGGTAATTTCTGATGAAATTAACATGGCAAATTTTTTTGAAGCAACAGTAACTAATGGTGCTGATGCCAAACTAGCTTCAAATTGGGTAACAAGTGATCTTGTGGGCTATTTAAAAGCAAACAAACTTAGTTTTAGTGAATTAAATCTTAGTCCCGAGAATCTTGCTGAAATGATTAATATGATTTCAAAAAATACTATTAGTGGAAAAATTGCAAAAGAAATTTTACCTGAATTAATTCAAAAAAATATTTCTCCCGAAAAATTAGTTGAAGAAAAAGGGTTGGCTATGATATCTGATTCTTCAAGTATTTTACCAATAATCAATGAACTGATTACTGAACATCCAAATGAAGTTAAAGCATTTAGAAATGGTAAAACTAAATTACTTGGTTTTTTTGTTGGTCAACTTATGAAAAGAACGAAAGGTAAGGCTGATCCTAAACTTGCAAATACACTTCTTGCAGAAAAGTTGAATAGCTAA